The DNA segment GTCCGAAAAGAACACAAGGTTTGCTCAGTCAGGAACAGGAAAATCACTCCATTGAGGGGGGGCGATCTTGCCTGAGTGGACTTTATGGCGATAATAATGCTTGAAGTGCAAAAACCTAGAGGTCTCAATGCCCCAATTAACAGCCATAGTGACACTCGTAGCCATGCTCTGGCATGCGGTGGCAGGTTGTTGCGCACATCATCCACATGCTCCGGTTATCGGGCTAGACGGCAAGGTAGAAACAAGTGCCCACGCATCGGATCATGGCTCTGAAACTCACGCCTGTCCCCACAGCCATGCTAGCAGTTCATCCGGGCACGATGCAGAAGAAGGTGATCATCACTCAGATCCTAGCGTTCCCAGCTCATGTAGCGATATCGATTGCGTTTTCTCGGCCTCCAATTCGGACGGGCATCTTGCGCTAAGTAAATCAATCGGATCACAGCTTTATTTTGATTCTCGCTGTCTTCTCTCGCTGGATATGAACCTGAGCGTGAACGATGATTTCGCTCTTCCGAATTCGAGTTTGCATTGGCACGTTAGGCCCCCTGTTTATATCCAATTTCAGAGCTTTCTTATCTAAATCGCTCGTTTCTTGCGTCCTCTGACGCTTCAGATTTCGTTGTGCGAGTGGGGTGTTTTTCCGTAGAGGCATTTCGCCGCAGATTCTTAGTTGTATTGATCTATCATGGCCAAGTAATCCCCTGCTCGATTCAGGGGGAGTTAAGCATATGAAATCTACCGTGCAAGGCATCAAGCCCTGGATTGGGAGCATGGCGATTCTGGTCGTCGTGCTGATAATCGCAGCCGCAACTTCTTCGATGTGGTTACCTCATGTCAAGCAGCTATGGGCAAGCCAGACAGCCCCGCAGAATAAGGAAGAATCGCTCGACACGCACGACGATCATGCTGGTCATGATCATGGCCATGCCGGGCACTCTGACGCGACGTCTGTCGAACTTAGTGAGCGAGGTCTAAAGAACATCGATTTCCGCCCACTCACGATTGAACTAGGCACCTACTCGCGCCGTGTTACGGTACCGGCGATGGTGGTCGAACGTCCTGGTCGAACGCTTCTCAATATTTCTGCTCCACTGACTGGCGTCATCAGTAAAATCTATCCCGTCGAAGGAGCTTCCATTGAGCCTGGCAGTCCTCTTTTTGAGATACGCTTGACCCACGAGGAACTTGTCACGGCGCAAAGCGATATGATTCGAACTGCGGAAGCCTTGATCGTTGTGAATCGTGAACTTGCTCGATTGAGTGGATTAGCGGAAGGCGTGGTTGCTGGAAAACGCATCCTAGAGCAAGAATATGAGAAGCAAAAGCTGGAAGCTTCTCTTCGTGCTGAGCGACAATCTCTGTTGCTACATGGGCTGAGTGAAAAGCAAGTAAGTCATATCCTGGAGACCAAGACACTGCTGGAAAGTTTAGTGATTCGCGCACCGGATCATCTTCAGAAAGGAGAGAGCTGTAGTGAATCCCATAGCTACCATGTGCAAAAACTACCGACCCGAGTTGGTCAACAAGTACAAGCAGGCGAGCTACTTGGGGTCATTGCCGATCATTGCGAGCTTTACGTCGAGGGGCGAGCATTTGAAGACGATGCTCTTCGGCTCCGTGAGGCGGCAAATCGCCAATGGGACATTGGGGCTTCAGTTCTAGTCGCTGGCAAGGAAGCTGATCGAGTCAAAGGTCTGAAGGTATTGTATCTGGCCGACCATATAGATCCGCAATCTCGAGCGTTTCGATTCTTCCTGGCATTACCCAATGAGATCGTTTCGGAGCGAACCGTAAGCGGTCAGCACTTCGTCGAATGGCGATTCAAGCCAGGGCAACGCATGGAATTGCATGTTCCCGTCGAAAAGTGGGAAGAAGAAATTGTGGTTCCTGTAGAGGCCGTTGTCGAGGAAGGAGCGGAAAGGTACGTTTATCAGCAAAACGGCGATCACTTCGATCAGGTGCCAGTCCACGTGAAATTTCGCGATCAGACATCTGTTGTGATCGCGAATGATGGAGCACTTTTCCCAGGCGATGTCATTGCTGCTCGGGGTGCCTACGAAATGCACTTAACTCTGAAGAACCAGTCTGGCGGCGGTGTCGATCCCCATGCTGGGCATAACCACTAACGTCGTCGTTCAGGCGTAATCACGCATGATCGGGTGCGTGTTTGAAATGGTCATCATTGCTCAGTTCGCTTCGGAGTTATCATCGTGCTCAATGCAATCATTCGCTTCTCACTTCAGAATCGCGTATTAGTTATCGCGCTTGCTGTCTTCTTACTTGTTTATGGTGGTTGGCAGACTTATAGCTTGCCCATCGATGTGTTTCCCAACTTGAATCGCCCTCGCGTGGTGATCATGACCGAGGCTCACGGGATGGCCCCGGAAGAGGTGGAAACGCTCATTACGTTTCCACTGGAAACCGTTCTCAATGGAGCGACCGGGGTTCAGGACGTGCGAACGCAGTCCGGCGTCGGACTCTCGGTCATCTATGTTGAATTCGACTGGGGAACAGACATCTACAACGATCGTCAGATTGTTGCCGAGCGACTGGCTCTCGCTACCGATCGTCTACCTCCTGGTACGAAACCACAACTTATGCCGATCTCGTCGATCATGGGTCAGATCATGATCATGGGGATGGTAAGTAAAGACGATACGACGCCCCCTATGGAACTCAGGACGATGGCAGACTGGGTTGTACGTCAGCGATTGTTGACCATCCCGGGTGTTTCTCAAGTCATCGTGATGGGAGGAGAAAGAAAACAGTTTCAAGTCCTTGTCGATCCTAATAATTTACTGCGCTATGGGGTGACCCTGCACGAGGTTAAAACGGCCTTAAGCGAAAGCAATCAGAATACGGCAGGGGGATATCTTGATGAGCAAGGTCCGAGTGAACTCCTCGTCCGTTCGCTCGGCCGGGTAACCACAGTTGATGAGATCAAAGGCATTGTCGTCGCGCATCGCGATGGACAATCGATTCGGCTATCGCAAGTGGCACGGGTGATGGAAGGACCCCAGGTCAAACGTGGGGATAGCTCTGCCTATGCCCGGGACGCTGAAGGCGAATTCATGGGTGGCCCATCGGTCGTCCTGACAATTCTCAAGCAGCCCAACGCTGATACGCGGATGGTGACCGAAAAGGTGATGGAGGCGTTGGAGGAGATGAAACCATCACTACCGGCGGATGTGACCTTACTGCCGGAACTTTATCAGCAAAAAGCGTTCATCGATCTCGCAATTGAGAATGTCATCGAAGCATTACGTGACGGCGGGATCCTGGTAGTGATCATCCTCTTCTTGTTCTTGTTGAATCTCAGGACTACGTTCATTACCCTCACGGCAATCCCATTGTCAATCGTTATGACCGCTCTGGTCTTTGCCACGTTTGGTCTCTCGATCAATACGATGACGTTGGGCGGACTTGCCGTGGCGATTGGTGAATTAGTCGACGATGCCATTGTGGACGTCGAGAATATCTTTCGCCGACTTCGCGAGAATCGACACCTGGCCAATCCCAAGAATCCGTTGTTGGTGGTTTTCCAGGCCAGTTGTGAGATCCGAAATTCCATCGTTTATGGAACCATCATTGTTGTCATCGTGTTTGTGCCGCTATTCGCGTTGTCTGGCATGGAGGGGCGATTGTTCGCTCCACTGGGCATTGCGTACATCGTCTCACTGGTTTCTTCGCTGGTGGTATCGCTGACCGTTACGCCAGTGTTGAGCTATTGGCTGTTGGGATCGGCTAATCTCGGAAAAGACGAAAAGGACGGGCTCATTCTGCGTGTCTTGAAAGGGATCGCCGATAAGGTGATCGCGGTTAGTCTCAAACTGGCATGGCCCATCCTGGCGTTGGCAACGATCGGCGTCTTGATCGCCGGTTGGGGAATGCTGCGGCTGGAAAGCGACTTCTTGCCTCCGTTCAATGAAGGAGCCATTCAGATCAATGTGGTGTTGCCGCCTGGGACATCCTTGGCCAAGTCCAACCAGGTTGCCGGTAGAGTGGAACGCCGATTGCAGGAGCTGGAAGATATTGTCGCATTTGTCCGTAAGACAGGCCGGGCCGAGTTAGACGAGCATGCCGAAGGAGTGAATGTAACTGAATTTGTGGCCACGATCGACCCAAAGACGGAACGATCTCGCGAGGAAGTTATTGAAGAGATTAGCGAGGCTCTGGCGGATATTCCTGGCATCGTGACTGCTGTCGAGCAACCGTTGGCTCACCTGATTTCGCACATGCTTTCCGGCGTGAAGGCGCAGGTGGCCATTAAACTATATGGCGACGATCTGGACGTACTGCGTCGTGAGGCCAAGAAGATGGAAGCGGCGATTTCCGGAGTAGAAGGTGTTCGCGACTTACAGGTCGAGCAGCAGGTGAATATTCCACAACTTCGTATTGAAGCCAATCGTTACCGCCTCGAACAATATGGCCTTCGCCGCCAGGATATCAACGAATTCGTGGAAACGGCAATGCAAGGCGAGGTTGTTTCCCAAGTATTAGACGGACAACGGACGTTCGATTTGCTGATACGTCTGGATGAGCAGTACCGTGAAGATTTAGGTGCACTCAGTCGACTTGTACTCGAGTTGCCCAACGGAGGATCGGCGAAATTAGAAGACGTTGCCAACATTTATGAGGCCAGTGGCCCCAATATGATCAACCGTGAGCAGGTACGTCGACGCATCATCGTGCAATGTAACGTCAGTGACCGTGGGTTAG comes from the Bremerella alba genome and includes:
- a CDS encoding efflux RND transporter permease subunit; amino-acid sequence: MLNAIIRFSLQNRVLVIALAVFLLVYGGWQTYSLPIDVFPNLNRPRVVIMTEAHGMAPEEVETLITFPLETVLNGATGVQDVRTQSGVGLSVIYVEFDWGTDIYNDRQIVAERLALATDRLPPGTKPQLMPISSIMGQIMIMGMVSKDDTTPPMELRTMADWVVRQRLLTIPGVSQVIVMGGERKQFQVLVDPNNLLRYGVTLHEVKTALSESNQNTAGGYLDEQGPSELLVRSLGRVTTVDEIKGIVVAHRDGQSIRLSQVARVMEGPQVKRGDSSAYARDAEGEFMGGPSVVLTILKQPNADTRMVTEKVMEALEEMKPSLPADVTLLPELYQQKAFIDLAIENVIEALRDGGILVVIILFLFLLNLRTTFITLTAIPLSIVMTALVFATFGLSINTMTLGGLAVAIGELVDDAIVDVENIFRRLRENRHLANPKNPLLVVFQASCEIRNSIVYGTIIVVIVFVPLFALSGMEGRLFAPLGIAYIVSLVSSLVVSLTVTPVLSYWLLGSANLGKDEKDGLILRVLKGIADKVIAVSLKLAWPILALATIGVLIAGWGMLRLESDFLPPFNEGAIQINVVLPPGTSLAKSNQVAGRVERRLQELEDIVAFVRKTGRAELDEHAEGVNVTEFVATIDPKTERSREEVIEEISEALADIPGIVTAVEQPLAHLISHMLSGVKAQVAIKLYGDDLDVLRREAKKMEAAISGVEGVRDLQVEQQVNIPQLRIEANRYRLEQYGLRRQDINEFVETAMQGEVVSQVLDGQRTFDLLIRLDEQYREDLGALSRLVLELPNGGSAKLEDVANIYEASGPNMINREQVRRRIIVQCNVSDRGLVDVVEDIRDRLEPIEAELPTGYFTEYSGQFESQQSASRMIAILFMISMAGMFFVLYKMFGSVNLSFQVMIALPMAFIGSVAALYLTQQTLTVASMVGFISLCGIASRNGILLINHYLHLVKYEGETWSKQMIIRAGKDRLAPVLMTALTSGIGLVPLAMAAGEPGKEILYPIATVIIGGLMTSTLLEFLVRPALFWAVGTGAARRVVEGQATSVELVEEAEEHRVAVYQAD
- a CDS encoding efflux RND transporter periplasmic adaptor subunit, with the translated sequence MKSTVQGIKPWIGSMAILVVVLIIAAATSSMWLPHVKQLWASQTAPQNKEESLDTHDDHAGHDHGHAGHSDATSVELSERGLKNIDFRPLTIELGTYSRRVTVPAMVVERPGRTLLNISAPLTGVISKIYPVEGASIEPGSPLFEIRLTHEELVTAQSDMIRTAEALIVVNRELARLSGLAEGVVAGKRILEQEYEKQKLEASLRAERQSLLLHGLSEKQVSHILETKTLLESLVIRAPDHLQKGESCSESHSYHVQKLPTRVGQQVQAGELLGVIADHCELYVEGRAFEDDALRLREAANRQWDIGASVLVAGKEADRVKGLKVLYLADHIDPQSRAFRFFLALPNEIVSERTVSGQHFVEWRFKPGQRMELHVPVEKWEEEIVVPVEAVVEEGAERYVYQQNGDHFDQVPVHVKFRDQTSVVIANDGALFPGDVIAARGAYEMHLTLKNQSGGGVDPHAGHNH